TGCCGTACGCGCTGCGCCGCAGCATCCTCCAGGAGATCACCGAGCGCTTCCCCGAGCAGCTGGCCGCCACGGCCCGCAGCCGCGTCCGCTCCCGCGGCGACATCGCGCTGGTCTCCTCGCTGCACCAGCACTACGCGTACCTGACCGGGCGTGCGGTGCCCGCCGGCATCTCGTACGACTTCGTGGACATCGGGGACCCCGCCGACCACGCGCGGCTCGGACGGCTCCTGCAGAACCGCGACCGGACCGCGTTCTGCATCGGGGAGTCCCCCGACGGCGGGGTGACGGACGAGGAGATGGCGCTCGCCATCCGCTCGTTCCTGACCGCGTACTTCCCGGTCCGCTCGCCCTACGAGGTGCGCGACGGCTCCTGAGCGCCGGACAGGAACAGCCGCCGGACCACGCGTTCGGCGGCGCGCCCGTCGTCGTAGGGGCAGAAGCGCTGCCGGAACGCCGCCCGCAGCGCGGTCGCCTCCGGGGTGTCCCAGCCGCCGTCCCTGAAGAGCGCGGCGAGCTCGTCCTCGGTGGTGGCCACGGCGCCCGGGGTCTCGCCGGGGCGTCCGGAGAGCAGGTCGAAGTAGGTGCCGCGGGCCAGGCGGTAGGCCTGCCAGTCGGGGGCGTACGTGACGATCGGGCGGTCGAGGCAGGCGTAGTCGAACATCAGGGACGAGTAGTCCGTGACGAGGGCGTCGGCGGCCAGGCAGAGCTCCTCCACGCGCGCGTGCCCGGTGACGTCGACGAGTTGCGGGTGGGTGTCCAGGCCCGCGTCGCCGCCGTAGAAGTAGTGGGCGCGCACGAGGACGACGTACTCCGGGCCGAGCGCGTCGGCGAAGCGGCGCAGGTCCAGGCGGGGCAGGAACCCCTTCTGGTAGTCGCGGTGGGTGGGCGCGTACAGGAGCACGGTCCGCCCGTCGGCCACCCCCAGTTGCACCCGTACGCGCGCCACCTCCTCCTCGCCCGCGGTGAAGTACACGTCGTTGCGCGGGTAGCCCGCCTCCAGTGCCTGGTAGGCGACGGAGGGGTAGACGCGCTCCCAGATCTCGGTGGAGTGCGGGTTGGCGGAGAGGCTGAAGTCCCACTGGTCGGTGTGGTCGAGGACCTTCTGGAAGCTGATGCCGTGCGTGCCCGCCGGGTAGCGGCGCTGGTCGAGGCCCATCGTCTTGAGGGGGGTGCCGTGGTGGGTCTGGAGGTAGACCTGTCCCGGCCGCTTGGTGAAGCCGCCGGGAAAGCTGGAGTTGTTGACGAGGTACGTGGCCGTGGCCATCACCTGCCAGTAGCGCCGTGAGCCCTCGATGACGTACTCGACGCCGGGCGGCACCCGGTGCTTGTTGCGGCTGGAGACGACCCACACGCCCCGGACGTGCGGGGCGAGTTCGCGGGCCTTGGCGTGGATGGCGGCCGGGTTGCAGGAGACGCCGCGGTTCCAGTAGGCGCCGTAGACCGCGAGGTGCGGGTCGAGGGGGCGGCGCAGGTCGGCGCGGTAGGCGGCGCGCATGGCGCGGGCCCGCAGCTTCTTCTTCTGCCGCTTCAGCTGCCGGGTGAGGCGCAGCCGCCGCGTCTCGGCCTTGCGGAGGCCTTCGTAGGCGGCGAACGAGGCGGTGGCGAGGGCCTTTCCCTCGGGGGTGCGGGGTGAGGCGGCGTCGGTCGCGTACCGCTGGTGGAGCCTGGCCGCCGCACGGAAGAACTCGCGCCGGTCGCCGTCCTTGATCCGCCCGGGGTCGTCGAGGACGGCGAGCAGGTGGGCGGCGGCGTGCGGCAGGAGCCGGGCGCGGTCCTCGGGTCCCGCGGCGGCGAGCAGCTGCTCGTACCGTCCGATGAGGGCGAAGTGGGCGCGGCCCGGCGTCTTGGAGAAGCTGCCCGCGCGCCGCTCGCGCCAGCGCACGCAGGGCCGCTCCACGGTGGCGGTGCGCTCGCCCGCGCGGAGGGTCGCGGTGCGGACGGGCACCACGTCCTCGTACGCGCCGGAGGAGAAGGCGAGGTGCTGCTCCTGCCAGAAGCCGCGCCGGAAGAGGCGGTTCCAGGCGGCGGGGGTGGCGGCGAGTGGGTCGCCGGTGAGGTCGTCGCCGCCGGGGCGGACGTTCTCCCACCAGTCGACGCGGTCGTGCGCGCAGAGGACGACGTCCGGGTCGTCGTCGGCGGCGGTGAGCGCGGCGTCGACTGCTTCCAGGGCGCCGGGCAGGAGCAGGTCGTCGCCGTCGAGGAAGAGGAGGTGGCCGCCGGTGGCGCGGTCGGCGCCGATGTTGCGGGCGGGGCCCGCGCCCGCCCGGGCGGGGAGGCGGACGAGTTGCACGCGCGGGTCGCGCTCCGCATACTCCCCGGCGATCGCGGCGCAGGCGTCGGGCGACGCGTCGTCGACGACGAGCAGTTCGAGGTCGGCGAAGGACTGGGTGAGCACGGAGTCCAGGCATGCGCGCAGGTAGCCCTGGACGCGGTGGACGGGGACGACTACCGAGAAGCGCGTCATGAACACCGACCGTAGCCAGCGGGACACCGCCTGTCGAAGACCGAACGTCACTCGTTGGGGTGGACGAGGGAGGAGAAATTGACGCCGGGGAGCCGAGAACGGGCAAAGGGGATGAATATGCCGATATCTGCCCTATCTCTTGGCTCGAAGAAAGGCCGGTTCG
The sequence above is a segment of the Streptomyces sp. Je 1-369 genome. Coding sequences within it:
- a CDS encoding bifunctional glycosyltransferase family 2 protein/CDP-glycerol:glycerophosphate glycerophosphotransferase, with the translated sequence MTRFSVVVPVHRVQGYLRACLDSVLTQSFADLELLVVDDASPDACAAIAGEYAERDPRVQLVRLPARAGAGPARNIGADRATGGHLLFLDGDDLLLPGALEAVDAALTAADDDPDVVLCAHDRVDWWENVRPGGDDLTGDPLAATPAAWNRLFRRGFWQEQHLAFSSGAYEDVVPVRTATLRAGERTATVERPCVRWRERRAGSFSKTPGRAHFALIGRYEQLLAAAGPEDRARLLPHAAAHLLAVLDDPGRIKDGDRREFFRAAARLHQRYATDAASPRTPEGKALATASFAAYEGLRKAETRRLRLTRQLKRQKKKLRARAMRAAYRADLRRPLDPHLAVYGAYWNRGVSCNPAAIHAKARELAPHVRGVWVVSSRNKHRVPPGVEYVIEGSRRYWQVMATATYLVNNSSFPGGFTKRPGQVYLQTHHGTPLKTMGLDQRRYPAGTHGISFQKVLDHTDQWDFSLSANPHSTEIWERVYPSVAYQALEAGYPRNDVYFTAGEEEVARVRVQLGVADGRTVLLYAPTHRDYQKGFLPRLDLRRFADALGPEYVVLVRAHYFYGGDAGLDTHPQLVDVTGHARVEELCLAADALVTDYSSLMFDYACLDRPIVTYAPDWQAYRLARGTYFDLLSGRPGETPGAVATTEDELAALFRDGGWDTPEATALRAAFRQRFCPYDDGRAAERVVRRLFLSGAQEPSRTS